A single window of Dermacentor albipictus isolate Rhodes 1998 colony chromosome 1, USDA_Dalb.pri_finalv2, whole genome shotgun sequence DNA harbors:
- the LOC135911818 gene encoding uncharacterized protein: protein MNEVNLLLLLFLGEQMLCCPMPGLPRNGVFTPGEKMPKNATAGTAVTYACNEGFLMLGSNRRVCSADGRWHPRGLPYCVVDVAATKVASSSQPRNDPKLTVDRNRTTCSDTLSHLSPWYLVDLGQALPISVVKLDLPESAVAASVIVRVGNSSTTFENAVCSVFEGALEAGNSLYLPCVSAHSGRYVSVHRNEFGSLSICEIAVYSEIVDFEGSEATTVHSSDPTTQPPRQRGPVLGIKGLTGIGIGLFVLLAPVCCCCWCQWCTKCCCKKSKTSREVKGVDNSVFVLCEGPADYRYANAWNSLGRDGTVPTGASGVTARLKDVRVVCPTDSFSDVDLNSP, encoded by the coding sequence ATGAACGAAGTTAATTTATTGTTGCTCCTATTTCTTGGTGAGCAGATGCTGTGCTGCCCCATGCCAGGACTGCCAAGAAACGGAGTGTTCACACCAGGAGAAAAGATGCCGAAAAATGCCACTGCTGGCACGGCGGTCACGTACGCCTGCAACGAGGGCTTCCTGATGTTGGGCAGCAACCGTCGTGTGTGCTCGGCCGACGGCCGCTGGCATCCACGAGGCCTGCCTTACTGCGTCGTAGACGTCGCGGCGACCAAGGTGGCGTCTTCATCGCAGCCGCGGAACGACCCAAAGCTGACGGTCGACAGGAACCGAACGACATGCAGTGATACGCTCAGTCATTTGTCACCTTGGTACCTCGTGGACCTAGGGCAGGCGTTGCCCATCAGCGTGGTGAAGCTTGACTTGCCAGAGTCTGCTGTCGCGGCTTCAGTGATCGTGCGCGTCGGCAACTCGTCCACGACGTTCGAGAATGCGGTGTGCAGCGTTTTCGAAGGGGCTCTGGAAGCGGGCAATTCCCTGTACTTGCCCTGCGTCTCTGCACACAGCGGTCGTTACGTCAGTGTCCACAGGAACGAATTCGGCTCGCTATCCATCTGTGAAATTGCCGTCTATTCCGAAATTGTCGACTTCGAGGGCTCGGAAGCTACCACCGTTCACTCGTCTGACCCAACAACGCAGCCGCCAAGACAAAGAGGTCCCGTGCTGGGAATTAAGGGACTGACTGGCATAGGCATCGGTTTATTCGTGCTGCTTGCCCCCGTGTGTTGCTGCTGTTGGTGCCAGTGGTGTACGAAATGTTGCTGCAAGAAATCTAAGACCAGCAGAGAAGTGAAAGGCGTCGACAACAGCGTGTTCGTGTTGTGCGAAGGCCCTGCGGATTACAGGTACGCGAATGCGTGGAACAGCCTTGGTCGCGATGGCACGGTTCCCACTGGTGCGAGTGGTGTAACCGCGAGGTTAAAAGACGTTCGCGTGGTGTGTCCAACGGACAGCTTCTCCGACGTCGACCTAAACAGTCCGTAA